From Deinococcus wulumuqiensis R12, one genomic window encodes:
- the hpaD gene encoding 3,4-dihydroxyphenylacetate 2,3-dioxygenase, whose amino-acid sequence MKPDIIRIAQAIFTVSDLNASREFYVDLLGMNVLHEENGALYLRGVEDREWTLKLEQCGEGETPRVRHLGYRVRDEQALDGLLALANEQKLPHRWEEELDRPRMLRLQDPFGIPVAFYHDVKTHPWLLQNYHQHRGPGLQRVDHCNVRVPDVKATLDWYCAELGFRVSEYTVDEQDAYWAAWIQRRGGVHDFALTNGAGPCLHHWAYWMPDAMSIIKTCDILAGARMPERIERGPGRHGVSNAFFLYVRDPDGHRIELYTSDYITVDPDFEPIRWMRDDPRRQTLWGAKTPRSWFEEASPMEAFGGGVQPAREGLLTGIPVHVI is encoded by the coding sequence ATGAAACCCGACATCATCCGTATCGCCCAGGCGATCTTCACTGTCTCAGACCTGAACGCCAGCCGCGAGTTCTACGTCGACCTGCTGGGCATGAACGTTTTGCACGAGGAAAACGGCGCCCTGTACCTGCGCGGCGTGGAAGACCGCGAGTGGACGCTCAAGCTGGAGCAGTGCGGCGAAGGCGAAACGCCCCGCGTGCGGCACCTGGGCTACCGCGTGCGCGACGAGCAGGCCCTGGACGGGCTGCTGGCGCTGGCCAACGAGCAGAAACTCCCGCACCGCTGGGAGGAGGAACTTGACCGCCCCAGGATGCTGCGCCTGCAAGACCCCTTCGGCATTCCGGTGGCCTTTTACCACGACGTGAAAACGCACCCCTGGCTTTTGCAGAATTATCACCAGCACCGGGGGCCGGGCCTCCAAAGGGTAGACCACTGCAACGTGCGCGTGCCCGACGTGAAGGCGACACTGGACTGGTACTGCGCCGAACTCGGCTTCCGCGTCAGCGAGTACACCGTGGACGAGCAAGACGCGTACTGGGCCGCCTGGATTCAGCGGCGGGGAGGCGTGCACGACTTCGCGCTCACCAACGGCGCTGGCCCCTGCCTGCACCACTGGGCCTACTGGATGCCCGACGCCATGAGCATCATCAAGACCTGCGACATCCTGGCCGGAGCGCGGATGCCCGAGCGCATCGAGCGCGGCCCCGGGCGACACGGCGTGTCCAACGCCTTTTTCCTGTATGTCCGCGACCCGGACGGGCACCGCATCGAGCTGTATACCTCCGACTACATCACCGTCGACCCCGACTTCGAGCCGATTCGGTGGATGCGTGACGACCCCCGCCGCCAGACGCTGTGGGGCGCAAAAACGCCGCGTTCGTGGTTTGAAGAAGCCAGCCCGATGGAAGCCTTCGGCGGCGGCGTTCAGCCCGCCAGGGAAGGCCTGCTCACCGGGATTCCGGTGCATGTGATCTGA
- the hpaB gene encoding 4-hydroxyphenylacetate 3-monooxygenase, oxygenase component, with translation MTTTARPSIPPMHQDGTGAVTGAQFLERLRQNPPTLYIDGQRVEDPTTHPATANMCRSLAGLYDLQFQEDLKDTLTYEEGGKRYARSFMIPRTKDDLRLIAESHRIRANYGLGFLGRAPDYMNANVMAAGVGAEYFNACSAAIPGDPKRDFAANMRRYYEFIRDNDLCLTHALTNPQVNRAKLASELPAPYIALGIVEETEEGVIVRGARMMATLPIADEILIFPSTVLRENADKSRYAMGFGIPTNTPGLSFQCREPIDVGRDPEDHPLSSRFDEQDAFVIFDDVLVPWERIFLLYDVELANKAYAGTDAVLHMAYQVVNLKIAKTEAFLGTAQSIVNAIGSGQFQHVQSKMAEIIIMLEIMKALEVAAREQAEPNEYGVMTPARAPLDAARNYYPANHARLPELLQLLGASGIIMMPSKADREGPLGPQIAKYLQTGNASAEDRLRLFRLAWDMSMSSFAGRQELYERFFFGDPVRMHSALYEVYDSSEAVARIQEFLNRR, from the coding sequence ATGACCACCACCGCACGTCCGTCCATCCCCCCCATGCACCAGGACGGCACCGGAGCCGTCACGGGCGCGCAGTTTCTGGAGCGCCTGCGCCAGAATCCGCCGACGCTTTACATTGACGGGCAGCGGGTAGAAGACCCCACCACCCACCCCGCCACCGCCAACATGTGCCGCTCGCTGGCGGGCCTGTACGACCTGCAATTTCAGGAAGACCTGAAAGACACGCTGACCTACGAGGAAGGCGGCAAACGCTATGCCCGCTCCTTCATGATTCCGCGTACTAAGGACGACCTGCGGCTGATTGCCGAGTCGCACCGCATCCGGGCGAATTACGGGCTGGGCTTTCTGGGGCGTGCGCCGGACTATATGAATGCCAACGTGATGGCGGCGGGCGTGGGCGCGGAGTATTTCAACGCGTGCAGCGCGGCGATTCCCGGCGACCCCAAGCGCGACTTCGCCGCCAATATGCGCCGCTATTACGAGTTCATCCGCGACAACGACCTGTGCCTGACACACGCGCTGACCAACCCGCAGGTCAACCGTGCCAAGCTGGCCTCCGAACTGCCCGCCCCGTACATCGCGCTGGGCATCGTGGAGGAAACGGAGGAAGGCGTGATTGTGCGCGGCGCCCGCATGATGGCGACCCTGCCGATTGCCGACGAGATTCTGATTTTCCCCAGTACCGTGCTCAGGGAAAACGCCGACAAGAGCCGCTACGCGATGGGCTTCGGCATCCCGACCAACACACCGGGCCTGAGCTTCCAGTGCCGCGAACCGATTGACGTGGGCCGCGACCCCGAAGACCATCCGCTGAGCAGCCGCTTTGACGAACAGGACGCCTTCGTGATTTTCGACGACGTGCTGGTGCCCTGGGAGCGCATTTTCCTGCTATACGACGTGGAACTGGCGAACAAGGCCTATGCCGGAACCGACGCCGTGCTGCACATGGCCTATCAGGTGGTCAACCTCAAGATTGCCAAGACCGAAGCCTTCCTGGGCACCGCGCAGAGCATCGTCAACGCGATTGGCAGCGGACAGTTCCAGCACGTGCAGAGCAAGATGGCCGAAATCATCATCATGCTGGAAATCATGAAGGCGTTGGAAGTCGCCGCCCGCGAGCAGGCCGAGCCGAACGAGTACGGCGTGATGACGCCCGCCCGCGCTCCGCTGGACGCCGCCCGCAACTATTACCCCGCCAACCACGCCCGCCTGCCCGAACTGCTGCAACTGCTGGGTGCCTCGGGCATCATCATGATGCCGAGCAAGGCCGACCGCGAGGGGCCGCTGGGGCCGCAAATCGCCAAGTACCTGCAAACCGGCAACGCCAGCGCCGAGGACCGCCTGAGGCTCTTCCGCCTCGCCTGGGACATGAGCATGAGCAGTTTCGCCGGACGCCAGGAACTGTACGAACGCTTCTTCTTCGGCGACCCGGTGCGGATGCACTCGGCGCTGTACGAGGTGTACGACAGCAGCGAAGCGGTGGCGCGGATTCAGGAATTTTTGAACCGTAGATAG
- a CDS encoding endonuclease domain-containing protein, with translation MRVGKNTDSAIWMHRRRFPDCAGIKRNPYEERLLWSRLRANGLGYAFRKQQALGFYFADFVCLEKKLVIELDGSQHAGSEYDAARDAELRARGFTVLRFWNNEVRENLEGVLERIAEALA, from the coding sequence ATGCGAGTAGGAAAAAATACGGATTCCGCGATATGGATGCACAGGCGGCGCTTTCCCGACTGTGCAGGAATTAAGCGGAATCCGTATGAAGAGCGACTTTTGTGGAGTCGGCTGCGTGCGAATGGGTTGGGGTACGCCTTTCGCAAACAGCAGGCGCTGGGCTTCTACTTTGCCGATTTCGTCTGCCTGGAGAAAAAACTGGTGATTGAACTGGACGGCAGTCAACACGCGGGCAGCGAGTACGACGCGGCCAGAGATGCCGAACTGCGGGCACGCGGCTTCACGGTTCTGCGTTTCTGGAACAACGAGGTCAGGGAAAACCTGGAAGGCGTGCTGGAGCGAATTGCTGAAGCGCTTGCCTGA
- a CDS encoding NAD-dependent epimerase/dehydratase family protein, translating into MTPHRVLITGAAGEVGSALRSLLREHLQGQFPILRLTDNRDLGEAQAGEEIAYADLTDFGAVLKVMEGVDAVIHLGGIADEDSYENIRTVNMDGTYHVLEAARQAGVRRVAFASSIHTVGFYPRSETISPTVPVRPDTYYGVSKVFGEALGRMYWERYGLEFVGVRICSFQPRPKDRRHLSTWLSPRDASQLFARAVTAPDVGFLVVAGISGNTRRWMSPEGWDVLGYVPQDNAESFAAEVEHIHGDESEITEQRQGGIFVDSGYVGRAGR; encoded by the coding sequence GTGACCCCCCACCGTGTACTCATCACAGGGGCCGCGGGCGAGGTCGGCTCGGCGCTGCGTTCGCTCCTACGGGAGCATCTGCAAGGGCAATTTCCTATCCTGCGTCTGACGGACAACCGCGACCTGGGCGAGGCGCAGGCAGGCGAAGAAATTGCGTATGCCGACCTGACCGACTTCGGCGCCGTGTTGAAGGTCATGGAAGGCGTGGACGCGGTGATTCATCTGGGCGGCATCGCCGACGAGGACAGCTACGAGAACATCCGCACGGTGAACATGGACGGCACCTATCACGTGCTGGAGGCCGCGCGGCAGGCGGGGGTGCGGCGGGTGGCGTTCGCGTCCAGCATTCACACCGTCGGCTTTTACCCGCGCAGCGAGACCATCTCCCCTACCGTGCCTGTGCGCCCGGACACCTACTACGGCGTGAGCAAGGTCTTTGGCGAAGCGCTGGGCCGCATGTACTGGGAGCGGTACGGCCTGGAATTCGTGGGCGTGCGGATTTGTTCGTTCCAGCCGCGCCCGAAAGACCGCCGCCACCTCTCCACCTGGCTCTCGCCGCGTGACGCCTCGCAACTGTTTGCCCGCGCCGTGACCGCGCCCGACGTGGGCTTTCTGGTCGTGGCGGGCATCAGTGGCAACACCCGCCGCTGGATGTCGCCCGAAGGCTGGGACGTGCTGGGCTACGTGCCGCAGGACAACGCCGAAAGCTTTGCTGCCGAGGTGGAACACATTCACGGCGACGAGTCGGAGATCACCGAGCAGCGGCAGGGCGGGATTTTTGTGGATTCGGGGTATGTGGGGCGGGCGGGGCGGTGA
- a CDS encoding SMI1/KNR4 family protein, with amino-acid sequence MSEISAVWERIEAWYEAQGASHLLNPGASAEAIAQAEKQLGLTFPAELTESLMRHDGSAGMSWPGGDLLSLEGIARERSVWMELLESDIFSGNADHNETSTLIQSGWWNPGWIPLHADGGGNGMVVDMAPAQAGTAGQVLFMDHEVGPNEPEYDSLSAYLTAVAEGLEAEKFVIYEDAVVSVDDLDEEMEDSL; translated from the coding sequence ATGAGCGAGATTTCTGCTGTCTGGGAGCGCATCGAGGCGTGGTACGAGGCGCAGGGAGCTTCACATCTGCTGAACCCTGGTGCGTCTGCCGAAGCGATTGCTCAGGCTGAAAAGCAACTGGGCCTGACCTTTCCGGCGGAGTTGACAGAGTCACTGATGCGGCATGATGGCTCAGCGGGGATGAGCTGGCCGGGCGGCGACCTGCTTTCACTGGAAGGCATCGCCCGTGAGCGCAGCGTGTGGATGGAGTTGCTGGAGAGTGACATTTTCAGCGGAAATGCCGACCACAACGAAACATCTACCCTCATCCAGTCCGGCTGGTGGAACCCCGGCTGGATTCCCCTCCATGCTGATGGCGGCGGCAACGGCATGGTTGTCGACATGGCTCCGGCACAGGCGGGCACGGCAGGTCAGGTGCTGTTCATGGATCACGAGGTCGGCCCCAATGAGCCGGAGTACGACTCGCTGAGTGCGTATCTGACAGCGGTCGCCGAAGGGTTGGAAGCTGAGAAATTCGTCATCTACGAGGATGCTGTCGTTTCGGTTGATGATTTGGACGAAGAAATGGAGGATTCGCTGTGA